The sequence below is a genomic window from Carassius carassius chromosome 45, fCarCar2.1, whole genome shotgun sequence.
ACATTCTTGTTAATGTCAGCATTACATGAAAATCTATCAGCAAACCCCGAACCAGTTTCACCAGCAAAGCTGTGGAAGATAAGGAATCCTTGTAGTCTAGTGCACTGGTCACACTAAACTTAAAAAAGGTACAAACTATTAATAAATCTGTAAAAACATAATTGCAAGAAAACTTACCTATCTTGGGTGAAACAGCGGTCTGTATGTTCCAGATCGAACTTCATCTGAATGGgaaaaaataatgctaaaaaaaacacacacaggaaCTGATTGGATGGCGCAGGGCTACAGtccttaactaaaactattaatacatgttttgttaactgaaataacgctggaaaaaaatcatagataaaaaattaaacaatatttcgaaattttgctttaatgacttaaaattaaaaaaataaaattgaaaccgAACTAAAACCGagataaaataaatcaaacctaaataatacaaatatttaaaacattaataaataaaaatagctcatagattaaaaataaacaaacaagagacaaatcaaaacattaaaaaaatgcaatagtATAAAGGTTTATGTtgttaatactaaaataacactgagacGGCGAAAAGGGTCTCTGTTTGACAGATTTTTGGACAGGAAGTGTTGAAAAAAATGAGAGGGTTTGATGATGTCAGCagaaaagtgaaaatgttggCCTAGCAAGAAAATGGTTAATACAATAGAGTAATTTGCACAATCATATCGTTCAAAAAGACCCATTCCGTGTATTAATAAAGTAAATGGTCTATTAATCATACAAAACAATCTTCATGGTTAGGTAACCTGTTTCTTTCAAAATACCATTACTTTTACTACAATAAACGTTTGTAAGTTGATATtagtcattacacacacacacacacaaaaagattcTTACACTATTTTAATTACGATTTACAGTGGTTACACTAACTGTACTATGGTATTTTGAcatgtaaataattgtaaatgcATTCTGACCAACGACGGTAGCTTATTTCTGTGTATAAATGTCAATCACTTGCTGGAGCATTATTATTGGTCcacatattaaatatttgaatataatccTAATATAACGGAAATTTAAGTTATGATAAATATAAATCGAAATATTTTACTAATGTGTTTACCAGTACTGTCAAATTGTAGATATATGTTAATAAAATGTCGTGCAAGAAAGAAAAAGGGGGGGAGGTGGGGGTACGTTAATCGTCTGTAGGATATTTCACGGATGTAAACAACTATTGTAGTGCATGGTTGCAGAACAATATCAGAGATTCGTTGTCATGCATCGTTTCAGAATGACGCTGTATCTTTCATTCATTGTCTTGGCTACGCGTGCCTTGTCTTCCCATCAGCGCGCGCGGCTCTCGTGAGCCGGGTATAAATATCAGCTGCATGAGCGCGAGAACTCAATGCTGATGTGTTTGTGATGCTGTCAACATGAGCGGACGAGTAGGAGACCTCAGTCCCAAACAAACTGGGGCTTTAGCACAGGCAAGTAAatgcagaaaaaatatttttattttattcctgattTTCCAGGATATGTTGATATATTTTGAGTGTCATTCATAGTTTCGTTTAAGACTTATAACTGTTAACATataagttttaatataaaatacgATACACACGACGGTTCtgaggtttggggtcagtaagtttatttatttatagaaaagaataattttattcagcaaaaatgtattcaagttatcaaaagtgagagtaaagatattcattaaattacataagatttctatttcagatacatGCTGTTGTTTTGGTCGTTCTGATCAtgaaataatcaaaaaatattatGGCAAGAAtcacaactaataataataaatggtacttgagctgcaaatcaacacataagaatgatttctgaaggatcacgtgacacttaagattaagtaatggtgctgaaagttaaactataataatatttcacatcactgtttttactgtagctttgagacttttttttctttctcaaaaacATAAAGACCCCAGACTTTGAACGGTGGTATGaccttatattaaaatgtaataaagcaTACAAAACTAATCTTCAGAGTTAACCATATTCCTGTCAaagatttgtttatatattttaatgctatTTGTTTAATTAGTTTCGGGAGAAAATAGCAGATGTGTTGGATCAACTGCCCAATCAGACTGACCATTATCTGCTCCGGTGGCTCAGGGGTGAGAAaggatttaaaattataataatacaaacatCTGAtcagagtatggttctcagaaACTGTCCTTGGGAATTTGATTTCAGGTAACTTTTGTATGAATGTAGTGGAAGCCTGCTAAAGTTTTTGCCATTAAATTATCTCTGACTCTGACTGCATGGTCAAGGCTATCTATGGGTGACCTTTTGACCCCATGAACCCGTGTGTTGATGAACAGACTGCCAGATCTACAGTAATCCTAAGCAAACACTTGCGTGTATATGGAGGACAATATATGCAAGTACTCTTCCACGAAACAAAAAAGTTATTTCTGagatgttttttcatttttgcatgtcCGATTGCTTCATCTTAACCAGTTTTATCTAGAAATCAATATTGTATGTTGAGGCAGAACATCACAACCATCTGTTGACTTTACGTTTTGAGAGAGAAGTTCAAGGTGACATTCTTGTGAATGTATGCGTCAGTGTTTATCTCCCTTCACCTGTGATTTTTGACCGTTCCAAAATTATTTGCTCTCACCCTTTGCACTACATTATTGTATAATATCCTAAAGTCCTCCTCAGCTGCATTCAGCCTTTAATTGTGATTCATCTGGGAAAGAGCAGCATAGAAATCTGACATTTCTTGTACACATTTtcctattttgcatttaaataaaagaatCAGGACTGTAGAGTAATGCAGTttactttaaaaatgatttttagaagttgtaaatgaaataaaaattataggagtatatgtataaaaaaaaataattctagctcaaaatgtcatatttatttcaaagtgttctatgtaattatttgtgataTTTTCTAGTCGTTTCCGGATGAAAATCATTTCAAAGTAATTTCTACAAGTAGCGCAAGTTTCTAATTGTTTTAGTgtacattatataaaatacattttaagtttgCTTTTATATCTTGTTTGCAGCTAGAAGCTTCAATGTCCCGAAATCTGAGGCAATGATTAGAAAGGTAATATCACAGCTTAAATGAATTTACAAGCGCTTTAAACATCTGAGGCTGAATTACAGAAACATCCTAACTCAGAATCCTATCAAATTTGTTTAGCAACCATGAATATTTCACttaggaaatattttattttttttataatataagatAGGATTTCTGTAATACAGCCACTTTGAATAATGCATGAAGCAAACCAGAATTTGCCTTACATATATCAACATCTTTGTACTCCAGCATCTGGAGTTTCGCAAGCATATGAAAGTAGACACCATCATTGACGACTGGAAGCCACCTGAGGTATGTCAGGACAGTTTCAATTTTTTATCATGATCTCAAAATGAAAATAGCCTTGCCTAACAAGCTTATGTTGTTTTTCTCCGTCCAGGTCATTGAGCGCTATGTGGCAGGGGGATTGTGTGGCTATGATCGTGAAGGAAGTCCTGTCTGGTACGATATCATCGGCCCTCTTGATCCAAAGGGCCTTTTACTGTCAGCTAGCAAACAAGACTGCCTGAGGACCAAAGTCAGAGATGCTGAACTTCTACGACGAGAGTGTGAGAAGCAGTCTAAAAAGGTACAGTCTGTCAAATAAAGACCAAATTACTAAGAATACACAGACTTTGTTTTCTGCActcaaaaaataaaggttctggCATCTGTAGATCCATCAAGAAGATTTAACatccataaatatatatatttcatttaagaactgttcactgaaaggttcacaaaaaacttttcttttatggcattgctgctcttttggaacctttatttttaaaagtgtaatgagtgtgatgtgatattttattatttgaacatTCAAATCTGCTTCCCATCTGCAGTGATcatgtctgtgtttttttattctttattgtttttggGTGATCTTATTCATCAGCTTGGCAAGTATATTGAATCAATCACTATCATTTATGACTGTGAGGGGCTTGGCATGAAGCATCTTTGGAAGCCTGCCGTTGAGATGTATGGTGAGGTAGGAACATGATGCTTTTAGTACAGCTTAGTCCTTTTGAGGTCCaataataattaaacttttaatattattttgtataattgttTGTATTTTAGCCACATGCTCAGACACATTGAGCTTTGGTGTGTGTGAGCTTAAATCTTTCTTGTTATTTGCCAGTcagtaaatacattatataaatgaataagaaatttatcacaaattattttcttttataaatagttcacccaaaaatgaaaattttactcACTCGCAGGTCATCCAGGATGAACTTGAATTTGTTTCATTGAATTCATTGTAACAGATTTTAAGAAATGTTGCATTTCATCACtcactcaccaatggatcctctgtagtgaatgggtgccgtcagaatgagagtccaaacagctgataaaaacatcacaataatccacaagcaatccacaccactccagtccatcaattaacatcttgtgaagagaAAAACTGTGTTTACTTTATACTGTTGTTTTATTGACTAAATGACAAGTCCGTAATATATAATGTTGCTATCtccagtaaaaaaatataatctcatctgaatcaggagagaaatatgcaaagatcaagcaccatttacaagcaaaaatattccagaacagttcaacaaaTTAAGAGTGGATTTTGATCTGAGAGGCCAACAGGGGACTTTTTTTAGTGGAGGAAGGACTTATATTTTGTACAGAAGTGATGGTTTAcagttaaaaatatcttaatgataaATTTGTTTCTTACGAACATGCAGCCTCTCACTTCAATAGATATTAATCgatgaactggagtggtgtggattatttgtgtATAACTGTGTTGTCTGTGATGagtgactctcattctgacggcacccattcactacagagcatccattggtgagcaagtgatgtaatgctacatttctttacATCTCAtatgatgaataaacaaactcatctacattttgaatgattcaagggtgagtaaactgtcagcaagttttcattttggggtgaaatattcctATAAACATTTGTAACATATGCTTTAAAGTCCTTCCTTCTTCACATCTCAAATTAAATATGACATTGAAAATTGTTATATTGTGGTATTTTCCCCTGCAGATTCTGACCATGTTTGAAGAGAACTATCCAGAGAGCCTAAAAAAGGTGCTTTTAATCAAAGGTGAGTAATCGTTGCACCAGTGAAATCACTTCAGCGTAATATTGTTCGATAATAACCAGTTTTGAATGCTTTTAATTATAAATTCTTCTTTCTACAGCCCCTAAACTCTTCCCTATTGCATATAACTTGGTCAAACACTTCTTGCGTGAGGAAACACGGCAGAAGATTGCTGTGCTGGGTTGTAAGTTGTCTCATTGGTGCTGTTTGTTAAGGATAACATCACAATTCTGTTGACTTTGGTGTGTAACTCATCCTGCATGAATGACAGTTTCTCTTGTGATCTCTACCTTCCAGCCAACTGGAAAGAGGTGTTGAGGAGCTATGTGGATGCAGATCAGTTACCTGCGGTTTATGGGGGATCCATGACTGATCCTGATGGAGACCCTCTCTGTAAAACCATGGTGCGGTTTACTAGTGAACAGGAGAATAACATACCTTACTGTTttggtttgggctcagtaagatcACAGTTGAAGTGTATCATGGTTTACACGAAATAAAAAgttttccacattgataataagcagcaaatcagaatattggaatgatttctgaaggatcatttgacactaaagagtgcagtaatgatgctggaaattcagctttgcatcataggaatacatttcattttgaaatattttcaagTAGAAAACggctattttaaatagtaataacatttctcaatattattgtttttactgtatttctgatcaaataaatgcatccttgttgagttttcttccaaaaacattcaaaagtcttaccaaccccaaacttttgaatgcaagTCTATTCAAAATACCAATATTTTGTTAGTTGCCTTTACTCATCTGACGTCTTCCTCTCAGTTATGTTATGGTGGTGTAGTGCCGAAGTCTTACTATGTGCGCGACTCTATCAAAATGAAGTATGACCAGTGCATCACTATTAGCCGTGGCTCATCATACCAGCTAGATTATGAGGTGCTCTTTCCAAACTGCGTACTACGGTAAGTACCACATGTTAAGTGCTAGTTGTTATGCATAATTGTTTAGCAAAACAGCATGCAATATATTCCATATGTACGCTACTATTGCAATTTTCTTTTGTGGTTAAACTAGTAACACACTGTGTTTTCTTAATCTAGATGGCAGTTTGCGAGCGAGGGGTCTGATATCGGTTTTGGACTTTTCCTGAAGACGAAAGGGAATGAGACTAAAAAAGTAGAAGCCATGCAGGCAATACTGCCCACCGAACGTTACAATTCCCACCTCGTTCCAGAAGAGGGGTCCTACACCTGCGAGGAGCCGGGCATCTGTACGTTTGTTTTAAGTTTGACATTTGAGTTtttttatggaagcttgtttccaccatggaagtctttttatcttacaattcagacttttttctttaaatactgagaattgcaaaatataaaatctgatttgtgagatgaaaataaaaataccaattctggaaaaaaagagaagaaaaatctgacttgtgagataaaaagtttttattacatatatcctgtaagggaATCAAGCTTAGTTTTTGGTGCTtttctaataatttattattatttatgctgaTAACAATGTATTTTTCTCTGTAGATGTGGTTTGGTTTGACAACACTTACAGTGTGCTACATTCAAAGAAGGTCAGCTTCACTGTGGATGTGCTTCTACCTGAAGGACTTACAGAAAAACAGGCATAAAACTTGACTGGAATTAGACTTTATATCATATAGCCATTAGCATAAAATAAGATTAGGCCTACCCAAGTCCTTACATCATGGACTTTGAACACACTATGTTcaacaagagaaagaaaaaacaaagtgttttttttttatttcaaagtttttatataattattctaTCTGTAAGCAAATTACTATAGATAATTATGAAAAGTGATTGTACACAAGCAGTTCCTTAAGGATGTTGTATGAACCATTTCCAGGATTTGAATTATAATTGTGTATGACAAATGAAAGCAGTGTGGACTCATAAAGTATTAAATATTTGATCAGTAGATGTGAAATAATTGTGAATATAGGCTATTGAGAATATCTCTCAATATATATAACATTGAATCAGTAATTATAATGCAGCTTACCCATGTCAGTGTATGTAATGAGTAAATGCTTCAGTAATAGCAAGATTATATAAATCTTTGTAATATTCAATTTGGAGAATGtttttaaagtgcacataattccgcgattatctaaaaataaaatgcatttaagaaaacacTTGATGAAAAAAACTGTTGATGAGTTGGTGTTTATTTGTAACACTAGAGGACGCACTTGCATCACATTTTACAAATGACGAAATGCAGTGATGGTCAATAAACACAATGACATTGAGTTTACACGCTACCACAAACAACAAACCTAAAGATGTATTACATTATTGCAGCTTACTGcaattgatttatttacttttcattACTTTTGGTTTAAACAATGACATTATTTATTCTACTGGTTTTCAATTTACCCCAAAAGAAATTCATCACTGTGTGGTGAAGGGAAGGGGACAAGGCTCGTGCTATTACATAACAGCACCACGCGCTACAGCACTGTGCcgcgagcaaaaaataaaaataaatcaaaacggcagaaaaaaatatatacataatataatttttaatcgttaaaatgttttagtgtatttaaatgtattaccaCAATTTATCATAAACAACTACTACCTTGAGGCGTTTATCTTTAAAGCCCTagcaatatgtattttaaataaacactatatacacatataaaagtttatttaattcaACATTATTCCTAATTATTTCCACCATGTTGAAAGTGGGCGTTGCGCAATTTTACATTATGCAAATGAGGGGGCGGGGTCCATGTGTGGCAGCGATGACGTGACGTAAGGTCCAGCCTTGCGGAGAGAGCGCAACAAACATGGCGACAGAGCGGAGCGGACAGGGGTGTCTTCTAACTTTCATCGTGTTCCTCTGGAGCTCTGTCGGCGGGCGGACGGAGACGGCGAGCCCCGGCTCCAGCTTTCAGATCCTGGGCATGCGGCTGGAGAGGAGCGACAAAGCGGCCAGCACGACGGAGGACGGGCTCATCCAGGTAACGGAGGAGAGCAGCGTCCTCCTCAGGTTTTATGGTGTGCACCTGAGCCCAGACGCAGCATCCCACATCAGGTTCACAGAGGACAGCGATGCGTTAAACAGGACTTGTGAGGATTTCACCAAAGATTTGAGCATCAGCACCTTCATGAACGTGAGCAACAGAGGGACGTCAGGTCtggtgagtgtgtatgtgaagcCACTGCGTAAGAGTGAACGAGAAAAGACCTACAGCCTATGTGTCAGGCAGGGTTTAGGAGACAAATGGGTCCACCTGGGTGAAAATGATGGTAGATTGTTAGTCGTAGAGGAGAAAGAATCTCTTCTACCGCTTTGGCTCCAAATCATCCTGGTTTCAGGCTTGCTGGTGTTGTCTGGCATGTTCAGTGGGCTCAACCTGGGGCTCATGGCATTGGATCCAATGGAGCTTCGCATTGTACAAAGCTGTGGAACTAATAAGGAAAAGAAATATGCACGCAAAATTGAACCCATTCGAAGAAAGGGCAACTATCTGCTTTGCTCTTTATTGTTGGGTAACGTGCTGGTCAACACAACTTTGACGATCCTGTTAGATGATTTGATTGGGTCGGGGTTGGGAGCCGTGGTGGCATCTACTGTTGGCATTGTCATATTTGGTGAAATCTTGCCACAAGCTCTTTGCTCACGCCACGGTTTGGCCGTAGGCGCCAACACTATCATGTTAACCAAATTTTTCATGCTCCTGACCTTCCCCTTGTCGTTCCCCGTCAGTAAGCTTTTGGACTACATTCTTGGGCAGGAAATTGGCACCGTCTACAACCGCGAGAAGCTGGTGGAGATGCTGAAGGTCACCGAACCCTACAACGATCTGGTCAAGGAAGAGCTGAACATCATTCAAGGTGCTCTAGAACTCAGAACCAAGACGGTTGAGGATGTGATGACCCCGCTGAGCAACTGCTTCTTGATTCACACCGACGCCGTGTTGGACTTCAACACCATGTCTGAGATCATGGAAAGCGGCTACACGCGGATTCCCGTGTATGACACCGAACGCTCCAACATTGTGGACATCCTGTACGTCAAAGACCTGGCCTTCGTCGACCCCGACGACTGCACCACGCTTAAAACGGTCACCAAGTTCTACAACCACCCGGTGCATTTCGTCTTCCACGACACTAAGCTGGATGCCATGCTGGAGGAGTTTAAGAAAGGTTAGTGGTTTGGTTTTATGTGCATCCTCATGAGTCTTGAACAGAACGAAGCAAAGGCTTTGGCTCCATGCAGTTATTTTCATCCTCCTATTGATTATGATGGGTGCTCAGACTCCCCCATGAGAGCTGGATCAATAACCATATGCTCCCTGTATCAGCCTCCGATCAATATGAAGCTCGTCTAGAAAAGGCAGAGGAATCCCATGCTGCCAAAAGCACCTGACACTCATAAAAAATTGACAATGTCATCCTGTCCACCAGAGTTTGCTCAATTTCTCACTGTTATTACCAATTTTAGCCTCAGATTTAGGACTGTAACCACCATACAAATTTAGGGAGACATGATGCTGGTAAAACTTTACATAAAGGTTTTATTTGCaacagttaacatgaactaaaccatgaacaatacttctacagcatttacgAATTAATGTTAAATCTCAACTTTTACCAATGCATTTGTAGTATAAAAAGTTGTATCTGGTTACATTAGTAAGTGCACTGTGAACTAACTTAGTCATTTATCATTAATGAATGgtgtaaaaaatatatagcttATTGTTTTTTTGAGTGTGTTAACTAGTCaacaaatgagttttttttttttttttttaattgatttatgaACTGCTAAAATGTATGCTTAGGGTTATTGTAgttagcaaaaaaattaaaccaataatatatatatatatatataagctttgtAAAACTTTTGTAAATTCTGTAAATaaaagttaactgaaataaaaattaaagtaaaaaaaaaaaaactaaaaaatttaattaaaatgaaaatgaaaacaaatatttaaataaaaaaatctatatagtgtatataatattgatattaataaaaaaactataatagtgtcTTGATACTTAAATAACAGTGCATATACCTTAAATTCAAAGAAAATAATAAGTGTCTTccaaatgcatgttttattacactttattgaCTTTAATCATAATGATTATGTTGGTATGATTTTTGTATAACCTGCTGAAGCTCATTTGAGAAAACAGTTTTACCCAGAGCAGTAATGTTAGATTAAAGATGAGTTGTGTGGATGTGTTTTGAAATGATTGGCAGTTTGAAGCTCCTCCCACAGTATTTTTTATCTCCCAGTCACTGCAGCACTGCAGAGGTGCCACAGAGGGACAAAAGCAATGTGACACGCACTGTATTGTCCAAAACATCAGCTCAGGACACCGCTTTTATTGCATGTGATGATAAATTTGTAGAAACTCTCTACACCCTATTCAATCATGTTTTCAGTATTTGTTTAAAATGAGCTCCAATGAGTGCATGTAAATAAGCTTATGCGTatgcaaacaaataaatgtgTGCTTAAATCCCAATCCCTCAGGAACACTGGAGTGCATCTCGGTGAGAAAATATTAGCTGGTCTGATGCTTTGGGTACTCTTAAATAAGGCTTAATCttgtactataaaaaaaaatcagtgtattTCCTCTTTAAGATCACTTATTAGGGATATTGATGTTTAGAGTTAGTGATttgaacaaaacttttttttattttttaatagaattaCAAATCTAAATTGGCcagtttttaaaatgcatgttaaaCACCTGATGATTATACTTGGATATTAAATACAGTTCAGAGCTTTATTGGTAAAATACATGCATTatcatataacaaaaaaattataattccttGTCGGGTTAGGGTATTTATTTTGGTTCAGATTTGAGCATGAAGTGTTGCATAAATTCACTATTTTACAGTTTCGTTTTGATTTAGCAGCATTTTGAGATTCCCtcttaaatactttaaataccATCAACGTGTCATCTGCTCCTGTCTTGCTCCATCCTTtcctttttcctttctttttctaaTCCCCAGACATCTCAGTCATTTCCCGCTCCTAAGCTCTTTTCGCTCTAAGTTTCGTAGCACTTCTGATCTGACTCTCTTCTGGCTCTAAACATGCAGCACTAATGTTCCCATATTGCTTAAACGTTTATGATTGATCCGGCCCCTTGGATAAAACAAGATGATGAATAATTCATGAGGTTTTCAGACTGCAGTGATAATAATACAGCTCATTAAAATGCTCGTCCATGCAGTGCTTCCATACGAATATGATTTGAATTATTCTACACCCACTCAGTGGGTTTCCTGGCCTGGTGTGAACTAAATCTTTGTCAAATAACTATTAAGCAGCTGTTCAATTTGCAATTACAGCACATTTTCCAAGTGTTCGCCATGTTTATTGGGAGATTTGTGACTCAGGTTTTTCTGTGCACAGGTAAATCCCACCTGGCCATCGTTCAAAAGGTGAATAATGAGGGCGAAGGAGATCCGTTCTACGAGGTTCTGGGTCTGGTCACGCTGGAGGACGTCATCGAGGAGATCATCAAATCTGAGATCCTGGACGAGTCTGATCTCTATAGTATGTACATGCCAGTGATTTTCTGACTTGTCTTTGAAATTTCCTGTCCAGGCATGAGATATAACCAACAGAACTGACCAATCAATTCCATTTATTATTGATCTAGGCTTTGAGCCCAAGTTGAGTACTGTTTTATTTGCTTTCTAGCTGACAATCGTAACAGAAAGAAAGTGGATCCCGACAAAAACAAGAGGGACTTTTCTGCTTTCAAACATGAGAGGGAATCCAAGGTCAAGATATCGCCTCAACTAATGCTGGCAGCGCATCGTTTCCTCGCTACTGGTGAGCTGTTACGTCCAGAAGACCCCTCAGTCTGTGAGCATTTGCTGATGCAAATAAAGGAGGATTTTTGTCGTGTCCCATCTTTTCGTAGAGGTGAGCCTTTTCAGTCCGATCCAGATTTCAGACAAGGTCTTACTGCGAATCCTCAAGCACCCGGATGTCATTCAGGAGATCAAGTTCAACGAGAACGACAAGCGCTCGCAACAGCACTATTTATATCAGCGCGGAAAACCTGTCGACTTTTTCGTCCTTATCCTTCAGGTTAGTAAAACTGTAGACTGTAGACTTCGGCAGAATATTTAGGTTGGTTTGAAAATGCTTTCAGCTACCAGTAAAAGTCCTAAAACTGGAAGTGTGCTAATTCCTTCAATAATCAGTCATGTTAGTCATGCTTGATAAGGCAAACGTTACTACTTAAACTGTTCAAATGAAACGCTTGTGCTAACTCATCATGTGGCTTGTGGAGGATGTCTGTGCTAATACTTTCTCTAAATGAACAGGTTTATGATTTGAAGATACAGAAGATACACttacattcagaagtttgggatcagtatgatttggaatgtttttatgggtttttataatgtattcctgtggtggcaaagctgaattttcagcatcgttaatgattttgatttcgacaaaatgctgttctttaaaatgttctattcgtcaaagaatcagacaaaaaatgtatcataggtaaaaaaaaaaaaattatatatatatatatgtatatatgtatataaaatgcagctttacatcacaggaatacattttattttaaagtaaattaaaattaaattatctttaaatatcaaataaatatcaaagtataatatatacatatatagttaaaaaaaaaaaacttagactTCCTTTGAACAAGGGTCCGGTGCATATTTAGAAAATCACAGAGACTTGAGGATGTACTCTTTTGATCTGAGCCAGTTAGCATTTACAGAACACCATAACAACTGCGTAGTACCACCTTGACAACCATTTAAAACTCCTCATCATCCTTGTGGTGACTTGGACACACATGTCTCACATTAATAATATGACCTTTTTAATAATGTACTGTCTGGTATGGTTTTACTGCACCAGAGAGTTTGGGAGATTGAGAGAAGGAGAAAAGGTCAGAGAAGTTGCCTGTTCCTCAGGGCTGCTACTCTGTGATTCACCCATTGTGTCCCAA
It includes:
- the sec14l7 gene encoding SEC14-like protein 2: MSGRVGDLSPKQTGALAQFREKIADVLDQLPNQTDHYLLRWLRARSFNVPKSEAMIRKHLEFRKHMKVDTIIDDWKPPEVIERYVAGGLCGYDREGSPVWYDIIGPLDPKGLLLSASKQDCLRTKVRDAELLRRECEKQSKKLGKYIESITIIYDCEGLGMKHLWKPAVEMYGEILTMFEENYPESLKKVLLIKAPKLFPIAYNLVKHFLREETRQKIAVLGSNWKEVLRSYVDADQLPAVYGGSMTDPDGDPLCKTMLCYGGVVPKSYYVRDSIKMKYDQCITISRGSSYQLDYEVLFPNCVLRWQFASEGSDIGFGLFLKTKGNETKKVEAMQAILPTERYNSHLVPEEGSYTCEEPGIYVVWFDNTYSVLHSKKVSFTVDVLLPEGLTEKQA
- the LOC132127187 gene encoding metal transporter CNNM4 isoform X1; this encodes MATERSGQGCLLTFIVFLWSSVGGRTETASPGSSFQILGMRLERSDKAASTTEDGLIQVTEESSVLLRFYGVHLSPDAASHIRFTEDSDALNRTCEDFTKDLSISTFMNVSNRGTSGLVSVYVKPLRKSEREKTYSLCVRQGLGDKWVHLGENDGRLLVVEEKESLLPLWLQIILVSGLLVLSGMFSGLNLGLMALDPMELRIVQSCGTNKEKKYARKIEPIRRKGNYLLCSLLLGNVLVNTTLTILLDDLIGSGLGAVVASTVGIVIFGEILPQALCSRHGLAVGANTIMLTKFFMLLTFPLSFPVSKLLDYILGQEIGTVYNREKLVEMLKVTEPYNDLVKEELNIIQGALELRTKTVEDVMTPLSNCFLIHTDAVLDFNTMSEIMESGYTRIPVYDTERSNIVDILYVKDLAFVDPDDCTTLKTVTKFYNHPVHFVFHDTKLDAMLEEFKKGKSHLAIVQKVNNEGEGDPFYEVLGLVTLEDVIEEIIKSEILDESDLYTDNRNRKKVDPDKNKRDFSAFKHERESKVKISPQLMLAAHRFLATEVSLFSPIQISDKVLLRILKHPDVIQEIKFNENDKRSQQHYLYQRGKPVDFFVLILQGRVEVEAGNENMKFETGPFSYYGVMALTAPCLAVTPPLSPSMVSPRPRRLSLKRFSLFSRFPEFRSPSHVSGLNRSASLSCTERVDSVSVSGSSDQLNTSPSAQYVPDFNVRALTDLQYVKVTRSQYQNGLLASKLDSTPQSPESSHIRLDPGPVPPLTPPMSTTANHTTAPPAPRENGPDETTSLLNDNNSLSKHHIHLQNQSHLNTNANSNSSLTALPNPQSHRTHTFTHAHTESTI
- the LOC132127187 gene encoding metal transporter CNNM4 isoform X2 — translated: MATERSGQGCLLTFIVFLWSSVGGRTETASPGSSFQILGMRLERSDKAASTTEDGLIQVTEESSVLLRFYGVHLSPDAASHIRFTEDSDALNRTCEDFTKDLSISTFMNVSNRGTSGLVSVYVKPLRKSEREKTYSLCVRQGLGDKWVHLGENDGRLLVVEEKESLLPLWLQIILVSGLLVLSGMFSGLNLGLMALDPMELRIVQSCGTNKEKKYARKIEPIRRKGNYLLCSLLLGNVLVNTTLTILLDDLIGSGLGAVVASTVGIVIFGEILPQALCSRHGLAVGANTIMLTKFFMLLTFPLSFPVSKLLDYILGQEIGTVYNREKLVEMLKVTEPYNDLVKEELNIIQGALELRTKTVEDVMTPLSNCFLIHTDAVLDFNTMSEIMESGYTRIPVYDTERSNIVDILYVKDLAFVDPDDCTTLKTVTKFYNHPVHFVFHDTKLDAMLEEFKKGKSHLAIVQKVNNEGEGDPFYEVLGLVTLEDVIEEIIKSEILDESDLYTDNRNRKKVDPDKNKRDFSAFKHERESKVKISPQLMLAAHRFLATEVSLFSPIQISDKVLLRILKHPDVIQEIKFNENDKRSQQHYLYQRGKPVDFFVLILQGRVEVEAGNENMKFETGPFSYYGVMALTAPCLEFRSPSHVSGLNRSASLSCTERVDSVSVSGSSDQLNTSPSAQYVPDFNVRALTDLQYVKVTRSQYQNGLLASKLDSTPQSPESSHIRLDPGPVPPLTPPMSTTANHTTAPPAPRENGPDETTSLLNDNNSLSKHHIHLQNQSHLNTNANSNSSLTALPNPQSHRTHTFTHAHTESTI